A genomic window from Streptomyces sp. MST-110588 includes:
- a CDS encoding TetR/AcrR family transcriptional regulator encodes MPVKSNDSRPGGRSARVRAAVHQATVDLVHEVGADKVTIPAVARRAGVNPSSVYRRWGTVSALLADVAARRQDDEAPELLGDLRQDLEQVAVWTLTDLSRPGGVAFFRAEVAPDVDDRRAGLHACLQRVSARFQAPLEAAAQRGETTPSLERVLDRVVAPLYFRVVFSIPGTDEHFARGLVAELYDCGELALPARDAERTAPQ; translated from the coding sequence ATGCCCGTTAAAAGCAACGACAGCCGCCCCGGCGGCCGGAGCGCCCGCGTACGCGCCGCCGTTCATCAGGCGACGGTGGACCTCGTGCACGAAGTCGGCGCCGACAAGGTGACCATCCCGGCGGTGGCCCGCCGCGCCGGCGTCAACCCCAGTTCGGTCTACCGGCGTTGGGGTACGGTCTCCGCCCTCCTGGCGGACGTGGCCGCCCGGCGTCAGGACGATGAGGCACCGGAGCTGCTCGGTGACCTGCGCCAGGACCTGGAGCAGGTGGCGGTGTGGACGCTCACGGACCTGTCCCGGCCGGGAGGCGTGGCGTTCTTCCGTGCCGAGGTGGCGCCCGACGTGGACGACCGCCGGGCCGGCCTGCACGCCTGTCTCCAGCGGGTCAGCGCCCGGTTCCAGGCCCCCTTGGAAGCCGCCGCCCAGCGGGGTGAGACGACGCCCTCGCTGGAGCGAGTGCTCGACCGGGTGGTCGCTCCCCTCTATTTCCGCGTGGTGTTCTCGATCCCGGGAACGGACGAGCATTTCGCGCGAGGTCTCGTCGCCGAGTTGTACGACTGCGGGGAGCTCGCACTCCCGGCTCGCGACGCGGAGCGAACCGCGCCCCAGTGA
- a CDS encoding EamA family transporter, protein MPTGDSKGNAGLQQLMMSARKWRCAHERGIWNAAMLGVVALWGWTFVGIGDALETMTFLSVLTYRFLGAALLLGVVHARSLCRLTLRELTAGSTAGTVLFAAYAFQTASLLRTTASNVGFITGTAVVFTAVLAALFLRERLTGAQLLGTGLVMAGLALLTLQGLAVHWGDVLALACAACFAGHLILLGQAAPDLNTGRLAFVQLATVGLLGLLGAVALGGGLSAPAGQGTWATLAVVAVGASALAYFIQTRAQRVLPPTRIAMIMTAEPAFAGLFGYWLAGDRLTGWNWAGAALILASITFTSYTHRAAPPQARAGGPRHTKLSTKGRTAMDPAIPNSGLEGTDRTEGARKRQAAGESAIARGDPMTERPDTDIRTIHLTSREAAGARALVREQIDRYARPEHPHFLRSAPALGARLPDVLREALGEMRYLETDPALVVTGYPWDPQSVGPTPEHWRDHCGQRTREADFWLLLLGAQLGDPFSWSFLQDGRLITDILPLREKEHAQSGHASAAYQYLHVEDAFHPCRPDYIGLVSLRNPGTATTVSPVTTGGLSPEQTDILFCERFQIFPDLEHTSGLDEDGRPSTISALFGSRDRPYARIDPPFMSALPGDSAAQQALDALCTELESAATSVVLEPGAVLLLDNFRAVHGRKPFTARYDGTDRWLRRMTMTRDLRKSRALRKAVDARVVGAG, encoded by the coding sequence GTGCCCACTGGGGACTCCAAGGGGAATGCCGGTTTGCAGCAGTTGATGATGAGCGCCCGGAAGTGGCGCTGCGCTCATGAACGCGGCATCTGGAACGCGGCGATGCTCGGCGTCGTCGCGCTGTGGGGCTGGACGTTCGTGGGAATCGGCGACGCCCTGGAGACGATGACGTTCCTGTCGGTCCTCACCTACCGCTTCCTTGGGGCCGCGCTGCTCCTGGGCGTGGTCCATGCGCGTTCACTGTGCCGCCTCACCCTGCGGGAGCTGACCGCCGGCAGCACTGCGGGCACCGTCCTGTTCGCGGCGTATGCGTTCCAGACCGCGAGCCTGCTCCGCACCACGGCCTCCAACGTCGGGTTCATCACGGGCACAGCCGTGGTGTTCACCGCCGTGCTGGCCGCACTGTTCCTGCGGGAGCGGCTCACCGGGGCGCAACTGCTCGGAACAGGGCTCGTGATGGCGGGGCTGGCGCTGCTCACGCTGCAGGGGCTCGCGGTCCACTGGGGCGATGTGCTGGCACTGGCGTGTGCCGCGTGTTTCGCGGGGCACCTGATCCTGCTGGGCCAGGCCGCCCCGGATCTGAACACCGGACGGCTGGCCTTCGTCCAACTGGCCACGGTCGGGCTGCTCGGGCTCCTGGGCGCGGTGGCGCTGGGTGGTGGCCTGTCGGCTCCGGCCGGCCAGGGGACGTGGGCGACGCTGGCCGTCGTCGCGGTGGGAGCCTCGGCACTGGCGTACTTCATACAGACCCGGGCCCAGCGCGTTCTCCCGCCGACCAGGATCGCGATGATCATGACGGCCGAACCGGCTTTCGCCGGGCTGTTCGGCTACTGGCTGGCCGGTGACCGGCTGACCGGCTGGAACTGGGCCGGTGCGGCCCTGATCCTGGCCAGCATCACATTCACCTCCTACACCCACCGGGCAGCCCCGCCGCAGGCCCGCGCAGGCGGACCCCGGCACACCAAGTTGAGCACGAAGGGAAGGACAGCGATGGACCCGGCGATACCGAACAGCGGATTGGAAGGGACCGACAGGACGGAGGGGGCGCGGAAAAGGCAAGCAGCCGGGGAATCAGCGATTGCGAGGGGCGATCCCATGACAGAGAGGCCCGATACCGATATCCGCACCATCCACCTCACTTCCCGCGAGGCGGCCGGGGCACGTGCTCTGGTCCGGGAGCAGATCGACCGTTACGCCCGGCCCGAGCACCCACACTTCCTGCGCTCCGCGCCGGCCTTGGGAGCCCGGCTGCCGGACGTGCTGCGGGAGGCGCTGGGCGAGATGCGCTACCTGGAGACGGACCCGGCCCTCGTGGTCACCGGCTACCCCTGGGACCCGCAGTCGGTGGGGCCGACTCCGGAGCACTGGCGGGACCACTGCGGACAGCGCACCCGCGAGGCCGACTTCTGGCTCCTGTTGCTCGGCGCGCAGCTCGGGGACCCCTTTAGCTGGTCCTTCCTCCAGGACGGCCGCCTCATCACGGACATCCTGCCTCTGCGGGAGAAGGAGCACGCACAAAGCGGGCACGCCAGCGCGGCCTACCAGTACCTGCATGTCGAAGACGCCTTCCACCCGTGCAGGCCCGACTACATCGGCCTGGTCAGCCTGCGCAACCCGGGCACGGCCACGACCGTGTCGCCGGTCACGACCGGCGGGCTCTCGCCGGAGCAGACCGACATCCTCTTCTGCGAACGCTTCCAGATCTTCCCGGACCTGGAGCACACGTCCGGGCTCGACGAGGACGGCCGCCCCAGCACCATCAGCGCCCTCTTCGGCAGCCGCGACCGCCCGTACGCGCGGATCGACCCGCCCTTCATGAGCGCCCTTCCCGGTGACAGCGCCGCGCAGCAGGCGCTCGACGCCCTGTGCACGGAGCTGGAGTCGGCCGCGACCAGCGTCGTACTGGAGCCCGGCGCCGTACTCCTCCTGGACAATTTCCGCGCGGTGCACGGAAGGAAGCCCTTCACGGCCCGCTACGACGGTACGGACCGGTGGCTGCGGCGCATGACGATGACCCGGGACCTGCGCAAGTCGCGCGCGTTGCGCAAGGCGGTGGACGCCCGGGTCGTAGGGGCCGGCTGA
- a CDS encoding MerR family transcriptional regulator → MRIGELAKEAGVSTRALRYYEQRGLLRPRRQHNGYREYDESAVTRVLNIRTLLAAGLNAESIKKMNACLDGDTDHAHICSEAIVVYERRLQVVREQVVMLSAMQRKLEDALRHLRTGISQH, encoded by the coding sequence ATGCGCATCGGTGAACTGGCCAAGGAAGCCGGAGTCTCAACGCGAGCGCTGCGCTACTACGAGCAGCGCGGCCTCCTGCGACCCCGCCGTCAGCACAACGGGTATCGCGAGTACGACGAGTCCGCGGTCACACGGGTGCTGAACATCCGCACCCTACTGGCTGCCGGCCTCAACGCCGAGAGCATCAAGAAGATGAATGCCTGCCTGGACGGCGATACCGACCATGCCCATATCTGCTCGGAGGCAATCGTCGTGTACGAGCGACGGCTGCAGGTAGTACGCGAACAAGTGGTCATGCTCAGCGCGATGCAGCGCAAACTCGAGGACGCCCTTCGGCATCTGCGAACGGGTATCTCCCAGCATTGA
- a CDS encoding dienelactone hydrolase family protein — protein MTTVTTRTVEYPADGLTMIGHLALPAGVGRRPAVLLGPEGTGLSDVERRRADALAELGYVALAFDLHGGRYLGDPEEMLARCMPLLADPDRMRGIGHAALDVLRAEPRTDPDRIAAVGYGTGGAIGLELGRDGVNLRAIATVNGLITGRPGEAARIGCPVWAGVGSEDPIMAPAQRDAFTAEMQAAGVDWRLTVYGGALHAFHHPPVDHAVRPGVGYHPRHAQRAWRDVVDLLAECLPVAER, from the coding sequence ATGACGACAGTTACAACGCGTACGGTCGAGTACCCGGCCGACGGTCTGACGATGATCGGGCACCTCGCGCTCCCGGCCGGTGTGGGCCGTCGGCCCGCGGTGCTGCTCGGGCCAGAGGGCACGGGGCTCAGCGACGTCGAGCGCCGGCGGGCCGATGCGCTCGCCGAGCTGGGGTACGTGGCGCTGGCCTTCGACCTCCACGGCGGGCGCTACTTGGGTGACCCCGAGGAGATGCTGGCCCGTTGCATGCCGCTGCTGGCCGACCCTGACCGGATGCGGGGCATCGGTCATGCGGCGCTCGACGTGTTGCGCGCCGAACCGCGGACCGACCCCGACCGGATCGCCGCCGTCGGCTACGGCACCGGGGGCGCCATCGGGCTGGAACTCGGGCGCGACGGCGTCAACCTGCGCGCGATCGCCACAGTCAACGGGCTGATCACGGGCCGACCGGGCGAGGCAGCGCGCATCGGCTGCCCGGTGTGGGCCGGGGTCGGGTCGGAAGACCCGATCATGGCGCCCGCCCAACGGGACGCGTTCACCGCCGAGATGCAGGCCGCGGGCGTCGACTGGCGCCTCACGGTCTACGGCGGCGCCTTGCACGCCTTCCACCACCCGCCGGTCGACCACGCCGTGCGCCCCGGCGTCGGCTACCACCCACGGCACGCGCAGCGGGCCTGGCGCGACGTCGTCGACCTGCTCGCCGAGTGCCTGCCCGTGGCCGAGCGATGA
- a CDS encoding FAD-dependent monooxygenase, producing MFSRVRRLATTVLLAGNRLIVQWLASSQEVAQLRATDVAWLRSRISAVRPELANALAASVPDWGRARIVRHHVVQPHHWGRGNAGLGDAAHGSHSIAGQGLSTALQGAAILARSLTQAQGTARAAPFAPYEQMRKPFTEHFQRYRMSLPQLTSQHTAGAGPTVLYASSRMA from the coding sequence ATGTTCTCTCGGGTGCGCCGCCTGGCGACGACCGTACTGCTGGCCGGGAACCGACTGATCGTCCAATGGCTCGCCAGCTCGCAGGAGGTGGCGCAGTTGCGCGCCACCGATGTGGCCTGGCTGCGCTCTCGCATAAGCGCGGTCCGGCCCGAACTGGCCAATGCGCTGGCAGCCTCGGTGCCCGACTGGGGCCGAGCCCGCATCGTGCGACATCATGTGGTGCAACCGCACCACTGGGGGCGCGGCAACGCCGGGCTGGGCGACGCAGCACACGGAAGCCACTCAATTGCCGGGCAGGGGCTGAGCACGGCTTTGCAGGGTGCCGCGATCCTCGCCCGCTCGCTGACCCAGGCTCAAGGGACCGCGCGTGCCGCGCCGTTCGCGCCGTACGAGCAGATGCGCAAGCCCTTCACCGAACACTTCCAGCGCTACCGGATGAGCCTGCCGCAATTGACGTCACAGCACACTGCTGGCGCCGGGCCCACAGTCCTCTACGCCTCCTCGCGGATGGCATGA
- a CDS encoding MFS transporter: protein MGLLLTTFVIGTDDFIIAGILPNIASDLKVSEAVAGQLVTVFSITFAVAAPVMAVATARVPRRILIVGGLTVFAVVNFATVFATSYPVLMALRTVAALVAATVSPAAFAVAGALAPPERIGRAIGTVASGLTVSLVVGVLAGAWLGSTFGWQVTFVCVGALTCLGVVLTATTLPRLPQLPVVGVQARLVLLRRPAVLMCVLGTVIGACSGLMPYTFIAPVTHDLTGLGDSWVTVAIVVDGIAGAVGTFIGGRLNDRWGTDRALISLLGAVLLSTLAMVAVGIVSGGSAPFWLLCLLLIVWGMAGWAYNPPMNARALQMAGAAGTEAVALNTSGLYVGIALAGMIGGGALSGGGGTGVLIAAAAVGLINILFMSVAVRRYPARRPEPAPRVPAAAP from the coding sequence TTGGGGTTATTGCTGACGACCTTCGTGATCGGTACCGATGACTTCATCATTGCAGGAATTCTCCCGAACATCGCGTCGGACCTGAAGGTCAGTGAGGCAGTCGCCGGTCAACTGGTGACCGTCTTCTCGATCACGTTCGCGGTGGCGGCGCCGGTGATGGCGGTGGCGACGGCGCGGGTCCCGCGCCGGATCCTGATCGTCGGAGGGCTGACGGTCTTCGCGGTGGTCAACTTCGCCACCGTCTTCGCCACCTCCTATCCGGTCCTGATGGCACTGCGGACGGTCGCGGCGCTGGTGGCGGCAACCGTGAGCCCGGCTGCGTTCGCAGTGGCGGGTGCCCTGGCACCGCCCGAGCGCATCGGTCGGGCGATTGGGACAGTGGCCTCCGGACTGACGGTGTCCTTGGTGGTGGGTGTGCTGGCGGGGGCGTGGCTGGGCAGCACCTTCGGCTGGCAGGTGACGTTCGTCTGCGTGGGCGCACTGACCTGCCTGGGCGTCGTCTTGACCGCGACCACGCTGCCGCGTCTGCCGCAGTTGCCGGTGGTGGGCGTGCAGGCCCGACTGGTGCTGCTGCGCCGCCCGGCAGTGCTGATGTGCGTCCTGGGCACCGTCATCGGCGCGTGCAGCGGACTGATGCCGTACACCTTCATCGCGCCCGTCACCCATGACCTGACCGGCCTGGGAGATAGCTGGGTGACGGTGGCTATCGTGGTTGACGGCATCGCCGGCGCGGTGGGCACCTTCATCGGCGGCCGGCTGAACGACCGCTGGGGCACCGACCGTGCGCTGATCAGCCTGCTGGGCGCGGTGCTGCTCTCGACTCTCGCGATGGTTGCGGTCGGCATCGTCTCCGGTGGCAGCGCGCCGTTCTGGCTGCTGTGCCTGCTGCTGATCGTGTGGGGCATGGCAGGCTGGGCCTACAACCCGCCCATGAACGCCCGGGCCCTGCAGATGGCGGGCGCGGCGGGCACCGAGGCGGTGGCTCTCAACACCAGCGGGCTGTATGTAGGTATCGCCCTGGCCGGGATGATCGGCGGCGGCGCGCTCAGCGGAGGCGGCGGAACCGGTGTCCTGATCGCTGCTGCAGCCGTCGGACTGATCAACATCCTCTTCATGTCCGTCGCCGTCCGCCGCTACCCGGCCCGGCGTCCCGAGCCCGCCCCCCGGGTCCCGGCGGCGGCACCGTGA